The genomic region GCCCAATATCTTGATGAGCCGCTTATTAATCTCGTGCAGAACTTCAGGGCTCACCGCCCCAAGACGTTTGCCGATATTTGCCAGCGGAATTGCCATCAGTTTATCTAAACAAATAAAGCTGTCATGCAAGAGCCCATTGCGTTCATCAGCGGCAATCGGTAAGCGGACCATCGAAGCGGGCGCATCTTCGGATGTAATCAATGCAAGAATATCCGTGCTTGTTTCCAGATATGCTTCTGATTGGATTACCAGCGCCGGACGGGGCTTGCTCGCCAAACCTGACCATTGCACCGTCCATATTTCGCCACGCCGGATTATCGGCTTAGGGTGCATCAAAATAGTCCTTCGCAAAGCCCGCAATGAACTGGTTCATCTCATCTTCCGAGGTAAAATCTTCATAGGGGGCCGTATTTTCTCCCGGGCCGCCCGCTGGAACCGCGCCGGTTTCAACCAATATGCGGGCGTA from Treponema primitia ZAS-1 harbors:
- a CDS encoding type II toxin-antitoxin system PemK/MazF family toxin; amino-acid sequence: MHPKPIIRRGEIWTVQWSGLASKPRPALVIQSEAYLETSTDILALITSEDAPASMVRLPIAADERNGLLHDSFICLDKLMAIPLANIGKRLGAVSPEVLHEINKRLIKILG